One genomic segment of Blastopirellula marina includes these proteins:
- the drmA gene encoding DISARM system helicase DrmA has product MTSLEVRRTLVDSLLLDLIGPTGPLGDHKELLPQSPSRWYLTGFLVPTDADEEQRCDPTSNDELDQAAEPAGIDDSDSPEKTAARRSYLPSSMGISVLVSKSVTELEAVVRYGEYLRVEHDEGYSGPQQWQRVPKEEIVPVTIGTKVPDHGVIPVPNSRGVELVWSVRGVPDSNLEGGLPNGTRSLSLFVVNRRKAAPDETRDEGFIFQVELALSSTESFVARPNLRSLESDDWDERVADLQYREAYEFAVGHSVATDSVVEDAQCRTVRTSWLPTAEVEKVAPSKITGVTLEMELLANLQDGTDAQDQLGAFVSSYKTWIDKQRGSLSSLSQHRRDTAEELLHRANIAANRIQSGIELLADPQCLDAFRLANKAMAAQGRRRLALQLGKRPEEIVPAWRPFQLAFILMNLKGIAEPKSNDRELVDLLFFPTGGGKTEAYLGLAAFTLVLRRLRNPGLSSAGLSVLMRYTLRLLTLDQLGRAAALVCALELERQQDVQKLGEWPFEIGLWVGMAATPNRMGRKGDTDSHSARRKTIAFKNDDRKPSPIPLEECPWCGEKFRANSFQLLPSTDDPTDLRVTCANRHCDFSRGNSLPILSVDEPIYRRLPCFLIATVDKFAAMPWTGEVGGFFGRVDRVDAEGFYGPCNPSSGRPLPVDRLPPIDLVIQDELHLISGPLGTMVGLYESALDELSAREVDGQHIRPKIIASTATVRRAQSQIRALFNRRDVDVFPPPGPDIRDSFFARTHTTQESNARQYVGIAAQGRSPKVIMLRVYLALLGAAQKAYDEAGGRKVESNPADPYMTLLGYFNSLRELGGARRLIEDEVRTQLIARGSRRRIGEVDGLFKDRTIAYEPVELTSRVTTDKVSEAKRRLEQQFKEKEHVDVAIATNMISVGLDITRLGLMVCFGQPKTSSEYIQATSRVGRDDQRPGLVVTILNIHRPRDRSHYERYAAFHESFYRSVEATSVTPFSPRALDRGLAGTLISLIRQGHLPMTPPRGATEILRELPRLAFAVKLLAERAFETQTHDTSQQITDARELRMKVEARCKDLLDEWEKIAKELHDSGGALQYQTEAGSAQRLLYEFLNPELKTLPPRHKKFRANRSMRDVEPSVNLWLKTIDGVEIESEEEDT; this is encoded by the coding sequence ATGACATCATTAGAAGTACGTCGAACGCTGGTTGACTCCTTGCTGCTTGACCTTATTGGGCCGACCGGACCATTAGGCGATCACAAAGAGCTGCTACCGCAATCCCCATCGAGATGGTATTTGACCGGTTTCCTGGTACCGACCGATGCGGACGAAGAGCAGCGATGCGATCCTACCAGCAATGATGAGTTAGATCAGGCCGCCGAACCTGCTGGGATAGACGACAGTGACTCGCCGGAGAAGACTGCGGCGCGGCGATCCTATTTGCCAAGCAGCATGGGCATCAGCGTTCTCGTCTCCAAATCGGTCACTGAGCTAGAAGCCGTCGTCCGGTACGGGGAATACTTGCGTGTCGAGCATGACGAAGGCTATTCCGGGCCTCAGCAATGGCAGCGAGTACCGAAAGAAGAAATCGTACCTGTCACAATCGGCACGAAGGTGCCAGACCATGGGGTGATCCCTGTTCCAAATAGCCGCGGGGTCGAGTTGGTTTGGTCAGTTCGTGGGGTCCCTGATTCCAACCTTGAGGGTGGACTCCCCAATGGGACGAGGAGCCTGTCGCTATTTGTCGTCAATCGCCGAAAAGCGGCTCCCGATGAAACTCGCGATGAAGGATTTATCTTCCAGGTCGAACTCGCACTTAGTAGCACGGAATCGTTTGTCGCCCGACCGAACCTTCGCAGCCTGGAAAGTGATGACTGGGATGAGCGGGTTGCGGATCTGCAATACCGAGAAGCATACGAATTTGCCGTAGGACACAGTGTGGCTACCGACAGCGTTGTCGAAGATGCCCAATGTCGAACTGTCAGAACGAGTTGGCTCCCTACGGCAGAAGTTGAAAAAGTCGCTCCCTCGAAGATTACCGGGGTGACGCTAGAAATGGAGTTACTTGCCAACCTGCAAGATGGAACTGACGCCCAGGATCAACTCGGGGCATTCGTCAGCAGTTACAAGACTTGGATCGACAAGCAAAGAGGATCACTGTCGAGCTTGTCGCAACATCGGCGAGATACTGCTGAGGAGCTATTACATCGGGCGAATATCGCTGCCAACCGAATCCAGTCCGGAATCGAACTGCTGGCTGATCCCCAGTGCCTGGATGCGTTTCGTCTCGCCAACAAGGCAATGGCCGCCCAGGGACGCCGTCGTCTTGCCTTGCAGCTCGGCAAAAGACCTGAAGAGATCGTTCCAGCGTGGCGGCCATTTCAGCTGGCATTCATCCTGATGAACCTTAAGGGAATTGCCGAGCCAAAGAGCAACGATCGAGAACTGGTCGACCTGCTGTTCTTTCCAACCGGTGGTGGTAAGACGGAAGCGTATCTTGGACTGGCTGCGTTTACTTTGGTCTTGAGAAGGCTGCGAAATCCTGGACTGTCGTCGGCCGGTCTCAGTGTTCTGATGCGATATACGCTGCGTCTATTGACACTGGATCAGCTGGGAAGAGCCGCGGCCTTGGTATGTGCCCTGGAGCTTGAGCGTCAGCAGGATGTCCAAAAGCTTGGTGAGTGGCCATTCGAGATCGGGTTGTGGGTTGGTATGGCAGCGACCCCTAATCGTATGGGTAGGAAGGGAGACACGGATTCTCATTCCGCTCGACGTAAGACGATCGCTTTCAAGAACGATGATCGCAAGCCATCACCAATTCCGCTGGAAGAATGTCCGTGGTGCGGCGAGAAGTTCAGGGCCAACTCATTTCAGCTTTTACCCAGTACCGATGACCCGACAGATCTTCGCGTCACTTGCGCGAATCGGCACTGTGATTTCTCACGGGGCAATAGCCTACCGATTCTGTCAGTCGACGAGCCAATCTATCGCCGTCTCCCATGTTTTCTCATTGCGACGGTCGATAAATTTGCCGCGATGCCGTGGACAGGCGAAGTCGGCGGGTTCTTTGGACGTGTCGACCGCGTCGATGCGGAAGGGTTCTATGGACCATGCAATCCTTCCTCAGGACGCCCTTTACCAGTCGATCGACTGCCACCGATAGACCTGGTGATTCAAGACGAGTTGCACTTGATTTCAGGACCGCTAGGAACGATGGTCGGGCTATATGAATCGGCGTTGGATGAATTGTCGGCGAGAGAGGTGGATGGCCAACACATTCGCCCGAAGATTATCGCTTCGACGGCAACGGTTCGGCGCGCCCAGAGCCAGATTAGAGCGTTGTTCAATCGGCGAGACGTCGATGTGTTCCCGCCGCCAGGGCCAGACATTCGAGATTCATTCTTTGCACGTACGCACACCACGCAGGAAAGCAATGCCCGTCAGTACGTGGGAATTGCGGCGCAAGGCCGAAGCCCCAAGGTGATTATGTTGCGTGTGTACCTGGCTCTGCTGGGTGCAGCCCAGAAAGCTTACGATGAAGCCGGTGGCCGCAAAGTCGAAAGCAATCCGGCTGATCCCTACATGACCCTACTTGGCTACTTTAATAGCTTGCGAGAACTAGGTGGCGCACGTCGGTTAATTGAGGACGAAGTCCGCACCCAGCTGATAGCTCGTGGTTCTCGCAGGCGTATCGGTGAGGTAGACGGACTGTTCAAGGACCGCACAATAGCCTACGAGCCGGTTGAACTTACTAGCCGAGTTACGACCGACAAGGTTTCCGAGGCCAAACGTCGTCTGGAACAGCAATTCAAAGAAAAGGAACATGTCGACGTGGCGATCGCCACCAACATGATTTCGGTCGGTCTCGATATTACACGGCTAGGCCTTATGGTTTGCTTCGGCCAGCCTAAAACCAGTTCCGAGTACATCCAAGCAACTAGCCGCGTTGGACGTGATGATCAGCGACCTGGCCTCGTGGTTACGATTCTGAACATCCATCGCCCAAGAGATCGTTCGCATTACGAACGATATGCAGCCTTCCACGAATCTTTCTATCGGAGTGTGGAGGCAACCAGCGTGACGCCATTCTCACCACGAGCACTCGATCGTGGCCTTGCAGGCACTTTAATCTCTCTGATTCGGCAAGGGCACTTGCCGATGACGCCACCTCGGGGAGCCACGGAGATACTGAGAGAACTTCCTAGACTTGCATTTGCCGTGAAGCTACTCGCAGAACGTGCCTTCGAGACACAGACACACGACACGAGCCAACAAATAACAGATGCCAGGGAACTGCGCATGAAAGTCGAGGCACGATGCAAGGATCTCCTCGACGAATGGGAGAAGATAGCCAAGGAACTTCACGACTCAGGGGGAGCCTTGCAATACCAGACGGAAGCAGGAAGCGCCCAGCGGTTATTGTACGAGTTTCTAAATCCTGAATTGAAGACGCTTCCACCTCGGCACAAGAAGTTTCGAGCCAATCGCTCGATGCGAGACGTTGAACCAAGCGTCAATCTGTGGCTTAAGACGATCGACGGCGTTGAAATCGAGAGTGAGGAGGAAGACACATGA
- the drmB gene encoding DUF1998 domain-containing protein, which yields MSRRPGSRPHGQVRRSQLITSFGPGSMMDLPNHSVLIGGLDSWTLGGDEIIEPRLVDKLKDLFDPPLQNLKLYTPPADNDDPTAPQTGITAWQFPEWFITQDVDSEPRNGVIRARMLVHRRMLSKGKFIDDAKKKRSVVPVRFVRACRNGHIGDIDWYFFVHGGHTDCRRQMWIEERGTSGDLAEVWVRCECGRGERNMALAAESPQTLGRCDGHRPWLGALANESCGEPNRLLIRTASNAYFPQLMSVISLPDRNETLREAVEAVWDFIGEVEDAGEVKYERKKAKVSAALDGFKDEEVFAEIKVRRGQSAGAGKSIKQAEMETLIASKDAIGDDKPDGNFFARNLPRNEWDMPWMNQVERVVLVHRLREVMAQVGFTRFEAVSPDIDGELEMGVRRASLAREISWLPAIENRGEGVFIQFRKDAVEQWAARPDVITRGKRLLAGYEAWKGEHSGASKKFVEAGGMLPYVLFHSFSHLLVTAVSLECGYPASSIRERIYTIPEIGYGVLLYTGTSDAEGTLGGLVQVGRRIHEHIRNALEMGELCSNDPVCAQHEPANQHERRFLHGAACHGCLLISETSCEQHNEFLDRALVVPTVDHLGVEFFRSGGQ from the coding sequence ATGAGTCGCCGACCAGGAAGCCGGCCGCATGGCCAAGTCAGACGCAGCCAGTTAATCACATCATTCGGTCCGGGCTCCATGATGGACCTGCCCAACCATTCTGTACTGATTGGTGGTCTGGATTCGTGGACTTTGGGTGGAGATGAAATTATAGAACCACGCTTGGTCGACAAGCTGAAGGATCTTTTCGATCCCCCTCTTCAAAACCTGAAGCTCTATACTCCTCCTGCCGACAATGACGATCCAACAGCCCCCCAAACAGGAATAACGGCATGGCAGTTCCCTGAATGGTTCATAACACAAGATGTGGATAGCGAACCACGAAATGGCGTGATTCGAGCGCGCATGCTGGTTCATCGTCGAATGTTATCTAAAGGCAAGTTTATCGACGACGCCAAGAAGAAACGCAGTGTCGTTCCCGTACGTTTTGTGCGAGCCTGCCGTAATGGACACATCGGTGATATTGACTGGTATTTTTTCGTTCATGGTGGTCATACGGACTGCCGACGCCAAATGTGGATCGAGGAACGGGGCACGAGCGGTGATCTTGCCGAAGTCTGGGTACGATGTGAATGTGGGAGAGGTGAGCGTAACATGGCTCTGGCTGCCGAATCTCCGCAAACGCTGGGACGATGCGATGGGCACCGCCCTTGGTTAGGTGCACTTGCCAATGAATCATGTGGAGAGCCTAATCGCCTGCTGATCCGAACTGCCAGTAACGCGTATTTCCCTCAACTCATGAGTGTGATTTCCCTGCCTGACCGCAATGAAACGTTGCGTGAAGCCGTCGAGGCTGTATGGGATTTCATCGGTGAAGTAGAAGATGCGGGCGAAGTTAAATACGAACGCAAGAAGGCGAAGGTTAGTGCGGCGCTTGATGGCTTCAAGGATGAAGAAGTGTTTGCCGAGATAAAGGTCCGTAGAGGTCAATCCGCGGGAGCCGGCAAGTCCATTAAGCAAGCCGAGATGGAAACACTGATCGCGAGCAAGGACGCGATCGGTGATGATAAACCGGACGGCAATTTCTTTGCTCGCAACCTCCCACGAAACGAGTGGGATATGCCCTGGATGAACCAAGTGGAACGCGTCGTACTCGTCCACCGCCTACGCGAGGTCATGGCTCAGGTTGGCTTTACGCGATTTGAGGCTGTGTCACCAGATATCGACGGTGAATTAGAGATGGGCGTTCGCCGTGCATCACTGGCCAGGGAGATTAGCTGGCTACCTGCCATTGAGAACCGCGGTGAAGGCGTCTTTATTCAATTTCGTAAGGACGCGGTCGAGCAATGGGCGGCTCGCCCAGATGTGATTACCCGAGGGAAGCGACTTCTGGCGGGATATGAAGCCTGGAAGGGAGAGCACTCTGGGGCAAGCAAGAAATTCGTCGAAGCAGGTGGCATGCTTCCTTACGTATTGTTTCACTCGTTCTCGCACCTGCTGGTCACCGCCGTCTCGCTGGAATGCGGATATCCGGCCAGTTCGATCCGGGAACGCATCTATACGATTCCTGAAATTGGATATGGCGTCCTCCTCTATACCGGGACATCGGATGCAGAGGGGACGTTGGGCGGTCTCGTGCAAGTGGGACGGCGAATCCATGAACACATCCGCAACGCACTGGAGATGGGTGAGCTTTGCTCGAATGACCCGGTTTGTGCCCAGCACGAGCCTGCGAATCAACACGAGCGCCGTTTTTTGCACGGCGCGGCATGCCACGGGTGCCTACTGATATCGGAGACCTCTTGCGAGCAACACAATGAGTTCCTCGACCGGGCTCTTGTTGTCCCAACGGTGGATCATCTCGGAGTCGAATTCTTCCGTTCGGGAGGCCAATGA